Proteins encoded within one genomic window of Brassica rapa cultivar Chiifu-401-42 chromosome A09, CAAS_Brap_v3.01, whole genome shotgun sequence:
- the LOC103838902 gene encoding LOW QUALITY PROTEIN: uncharacterized protein LOC103838902 (The sequence of the model RefSeq protein was modified relative to this genomic sequence to represent the inferred CDS: inserted 2 bases in 1 codon), whose translation MGLSKGRLKAWFNKKITDPLLRILRRGTEPKQLAFPAALGITLGIFPICGVPXCGVAIAFLGSACHAPTVMLANIIATPAELALVVPFLRLGEKVTGGPHFPLTSDALKKVFTGQASQQVFLSIGNALLGWLVAAPFFFIALYLVLLPCFKILGRKFGGDASTPKIPISMETELNPKPRVA comes from the exons ATGGGTTTATCAAAAGGTAGATTGAAAGCATGGTTCAATAAGAAAATCACCGATCCTCTCCTCCGGATCTTGCGTAG AGGCACTGAGCCGAAGCAGCTTGCTTTCCCCGCCGCACTCGGTATTACCTTGGGGATATTTCCCATATGCGGTGTTCC GTGTGGAGTAGCTATTGCGTTTCTTGGATCTGCTTGTCATGCTCCTACCGTGATGTTGGCTAACATCATTGCCACTCCAGCAGAACTTGC CCTCGTGGTGCCTTTCCTAAGACTTGGTGAGAAAGTCACAGGTGGACCTCATTTTCCTTTGACATCAGATGCCCTGAAGAAGGTTTTCACTGGTCAAGCCTCCCAGCAAGTCTTTTTAAGCATTGGTAATGCG TTACTAGGGTGGCTTGTAGCAGCTCCATTCTTCTTTATTGCGCTGTACCTTGTGTTGCTTCCGTGTTTCAAGATCCTTGGTCGCAAGTTTGGCGGCGATGCTTCAACCCCCAAAATACCAATAAGTATGGAGACGGAGCTCAACCCGAAGCCTAGAGTCGCTTAA